The window CGACGGCGCCGCTCCCCCGCCCGTCCCGCCCCGCCGCGCGGCCCGTCGTGGTCCCCGCGCTCGCCGCAGCCGTCGCTCCTGACCAGCCCACCCCCGTCGCCGCGCCGTCACCGACCACGACCGAGACCCCGACGGGCCGGGCGACCACCGCGCCCCCCTCGTCCGGCAGCTCGGACGCCCCGACCGCAGGGGCGAGCGCTGCCGTCACGCCCGAGGCGCTCGGACGGACGGCCCCGGCCGGGTCGGTCTGGAGCCGGGCGGGCATCGCGGCGGTCCTGGCCGGCGTGCTGCTGCTCGGCGCCGCCGGCACGGCCACGGTCCTGGGGCGGGGCACCGGGGGCCGGCACACCCGCTGACCCCGTCCGGCGACCCCACGGACCGCCCCGCCAGGAGCAGAGACCCGCTAGCCCCGCAGCAGCGCGTCGACCGCCTCCCGCGTCGGCAGCGACGGCACCGCCCCACGGGTCCGCACGGTCAGCGACCCGGCCGCCACCGCACGGGGCAGCCCGTCCGCGACGGAGCCGCCGGTCGCGAGGTGGGCCGCGAGCACCCCGGTGAAGGCGTCCCCCGCCCCGGTGGTGTCGACGACCTCGGCGGGCCGGCCCGGCACGCGCACCACGCCGCCGGACCCGGCGTGCAGCGCACCGGCGGCGCCCAGGGTGACGACGACGTCGGCCACGGAGCCGGCCAGGTGGCGCGCCGCGGCCTCCGGGTCGTCGGACCCCGAGAGCGCGGCCGCCTCCGTCTCGTTGACGACGAGGACGTCGACGAGGGCGAGCAGGTCCTCCGGCAGCGGGTGGGCGGGGGCCGCGTTGAGCACGACGGTGCGCCCCGCCGCGCGGGCCACCTGTGCCGCGTGCCGGACGAGCCCGGTCGGGACCTCCAGCTGGCAGAGCAGAACCGACGCCGACCGCACGAGCTCCTGCGCGGCCGGGTCGAGCTGCTGCCGTGACCCGTTGGCCCCCGCGTCCACGACGATGGCGTTCTCGCCGGCCGCGGACACCACGACCAGGGCCGTGCCGCTGGGCCCGGCCACCCGCGCGACGCCGGTCGCGTCGACCCCCTCCTCGGCCATCGACGCCAGCAGCCGCCCGCCGGCCGCGTCGTCGCCGACCGCCCCGACGAAGCAGGTCGTGGCCCCCGCCCGGGCGGCGGCCACGGCCTGGTTGAGGCCCTTGCCGCCGACGTGCTCCTCGCGGCCGGTCGCGGCCACCGTCTGGCCCGGGGCGGGGATCGAGTCGACCCGCAGGACCAGGTCGAGGTTCGCGCTGCCGACCACGGTGACGTCTCCCACGCCGCCGAGCCTCGCAGCAGACCGCGCGCGCCGCGCCCCCCGCGGTCCCGCGTGCCTCCCGCGTGCCTCCCGCGCCCCCCGCGCCTGGAATCCCGACGACGGCCACCGGCTTGGCACCGGCGTGAGCGCACCCACGGTCCACGCCGTCCACGAGAACCCGCTGTGGTGGCCGCCCTTCGCCGCCGCCTTCGAGGCGGAGGGTGTGCCCGTCCGGCAGTGGCTCCTCACCGGAGACGAGCCGCTCGACCTCACCGGCACCCCGCCCGAGGGGGTCTGGTGGTCGCGGATGTCCGCCTCTTCGCACACCCGGGGCCACACCCGTTCCGTGGCGCACTCCCGTGCGCTGCTGCGCTGGCTCGAGGGGCACGGCCGTCGCGTGGTCAACGGCTCCGCGGTGCTCGAGCTGGAGGTGAGCAAGGTCGCCCAGGACGCCGCCCTGCGGGCCGCGGGGGTGCCGACGCCCGTGACGGTCGCGGCGTTCGGCCCCGAGCAGGTCCTCGCCGCGGCCCGCGCGGTCATGGCCGCGGGCGCGACCTCCGTGGTCACCAAGCACAACCAGGGCGGCAAGGGCCTGGGGGTCCGCCGCTTCGACGACCTCGGCGACCTCGAGCGCCACCTGGCGAGCTCGGACTGGGTCGAGCCGGTGGACGGCGTCGCGCTCGTGCAGGAGTACGTCGCCCCGGCCGAGCCGTTCGTCACCCGGGCGGAGTTCGTCGGCGGCCGGTTCCTCTACGCCCTGGCGGCCTCGACGTCGCAGGGCTTCGAGCTGTGCCCGGCCGACGCGTGCGGCGTGGACGGCGCCCCGCTGTTCCGGCTGCGGGAGGGTCACGTGCCCCCGCTGCTCGAGCGCTACGAGGCGTTCCTGGCCGCGACCGGCATCGAGGTCGCCGGCATCGAGTACATCGAGGCCGCGGACGGCCGGGTCGTCACCTACGACGTCAACACCAACACCAACTACAACCCCGAGGTCGAGTCCGCCGCCCCGCGCAGCGGCCCGCGCGAGATCGCCCGGTTCCTGCGCTCGCTCGGCTGACCCGCCCGGACGCGGGACGAGCCCGGTCCCCTCTCGGGGGCCGGGCTCGTCGTGGTGCTGGTGCTGGGTGGTGCTCGGTGCGTCGGCGCCTCAGTACGAGGGCTGCGTCTGCGGGTTGAAGTCCTCGGCGTACTTGCCGGCCTTGCCGCTGGCCACCCGACGGTCCTTGACCTCGAACACGTCGAAGCCCTGCTGGATGTCGTTGGAGTAGACGTAGCCGTCGTAGTAGTACGAGGACCAGGAGCCGCCGAGCACGAGCGCCTCGGCGGACAGCGGGCCGCGGTCGAACCACGCCAGCTCGACCGGGTTGGCCGGGTCGGTGAAGTCGAAGACCGAGGTGCCGCCCTGGTACCAGGCCTGGACCATGATGTCCGCGCCCTTGACCGGGATCAGCGAGCCGTTGTGGGCGACGCAGTTCTCGGTGCTGGACTGGGTACGGGGGATCTTGTAGTAGCTG of the Aquipuribacter hungaricus genome contains:
- a CDS encoding ribokinase encodes the protein MGDVTVVGSANLDLVLRVDSIPAPGQTVAATGREEHVGGKGLNQAVAAARAGATTCFVGAVGDDAAGGRLLASMAEEGVDATGVARVAGPSGTALVVVSAAGENAIVVDAGANGSRQQLDPAAQELVRSASVLLCQLEVPTGLVRHAAQVARAAGRTVVLNAAPAHPLPEDLLALVDVLVVNETEAAALSGSDDPEAAARHLAGSVADVVVTLGAAGALHAGSGGVVRVPGRPAEVVDTTGAGDAFTGVLAAHLATGGSVADGLPRAVAAGSLTVRTRGAVPSLPTREAVDALLRG
- a CDS encoding alpha-L-glutamate ligase, whose product is MSAPTVHAVHENPLWWPPFAAAFEAEGVPVRQWLLTGDEPLDLTGTPPEGVWWSRMSASSHTRGHTRSVAHSRALLRWLEGHGRRVVNGSAVLELEVSKVAQDAALRAAGVPTPVTVAAFGPEQVLAAARAVMAAGATSVVTKHNQGGKGLGVRRFDDLGDLERHLASSDWVEPVDGVALVQEYVAPAEPFVTRAEFVGGRFLYALAASTSQGFELCPADACGVDGAPLFRLREGHVPPLLERYEAFLAATGIEVAGIEYIEAADGRVVTYDVNTNTNYNPEVESAAPRSGPREIARFLRSLG